One Citricoccus sp. K5 DNA window includes the following coding sequences:
- a CDS encoding RNA methyltransferase has translation MNERPDQDVMTNPRADRVRKVARLAGRSSRSRDGLFLAEGPQSSREALRAHLGMLGPRPDHNAGPAHGAGRQPPRPEGYTQWIPGRVVESVYLSTRVADRDPELAELVRRAVERDVTVRWVTDEVLDAMADAVTGQGIITVCHIPDTGAATVLAALPEPRLAAVLCRIQDPGNAGTILRAADASGAGAVVLTAGSVDVFNPKVVRSTAGSLFHVPVVTGVEAATAVGSLRDRGLAVLAADGYGSVVLDRPPSGLLTSPTAWLFGNEAQGLSADELALASERVAVPLYGRAESLNVATAATVCLYASAMAQHAPGGTPA, from the coding sequence ATGAACGAGCGCCCCGATCAGGACGTGATGACCAACCCCCGGGCAGACCGGGTCCGGAAGGTCGCACGCCTGGCGGGGCGCTCGTCGCGTTCCCGGGACGGCCTGTTCCTCGCCGAGGGGCCGCAGTCATCCCGGGAGGCGCTGCGGGCGCACCTGGGAATGCTGGGCCCTCGTCCAGACCACAACGCCGGCCCCGCCCATGGCGCCGGCCGTCAGCCCCCTCGTCCGGAGGGCTACACCCAGTGGATTCCGGGCCGGGTCGTGGAGTCCGTCTACCTCTCCACTCGGGTGGCAGATCGTGACCCGGAGCTGGCGGAACTGGTCCGCCGTGCCGTCGAGCGGGACGTGACGGTGCGGTGGGTGACCGACGAGGTCCTGGATGCGATGGCCGATGCCGTCACCGGGCAGGGCATCATCACCGTCTGTCACATCCCGGACACCGGAGCCGCCACCGTCCTCGCTGCGCTTCCGGAACCACGGCTGGCCGCCGTCCTGTGCCGAATCCAGGACCCCGGCAATGCGGGGACCATCCTGCGGGCGGCCGATGCCTCGGGGGCCGGCGCGGTGGTGCTGACGGCAGGTTCCGTGGACGTGTTCAATCCCAAGGTGGTGCGCTCCACCGCCGGCTCGCTGTTCCACGTACCGGTCGTGACCGGAGTGGAGGCCGCCACTGCCGTGGGCTCGCTTCGCGACCGTGGCCTGGCGGTGCTGGCAGCGGACGGCTACGGGTCCGTGGTGCTGGACCGGCCGCCGTCGGGCCTGCTGACCAGTCCGACGGCCTGGTTGTTCGGCAACGAGGCCCAGGGCCTGTCCGCCGATGAGCTGGCCCTGGCCTCCGAGAGGGTGGCGGTCCCGTTGTACGGTCGGGCCGAATCACTCAACGTGGCCACGGCAGCCACCGTCTGCCTCTATGCCTCGGCCATGGCGCAGCACGCGCCCGGCGGCACCCCTGCCTGA